In the genome of Streptomyces collinus, one region contains:
- the tsaE gene encoding tRNA (adenosine(37)-N6)-threonylcarbamoyltransferase complex ATPase subunit type 1 TsaE: MEAPAPHSPAEPGSVQIVVTSPEQMRELGRRLAKVLRAGDLVMLSGELGAGKTTLTRGLGEGLGVRGAVTSPTFVIARVHPSLGDGPPLVHVDAYRLSGGLDEMEDLDLDVSLPDSVVVVEWGEGKVEELTEDRLQVVIHRAVGDTTDEVRQMTLTGVGERWATADLSFLVA; this comes from the coding sequence ATGGAAGCACCAGCACCGCACAGCCCGGCTGAGCCCGGCTCCGTCCAGATCGTCGTCACGTCCCCCGAGCAGATGCGGGAGCTGGGCCGCCGGCTCGCGAAAGTACTGCGCGCCGGTGACCTGGTGATGCTCAGCGGAGAGCTCGGCGCGGGCAAGACGACGCTGACCCGTGGGCTGGGCGAGGGGCTCGGCGTGCGCGGGGCCGTCACCTCGCCGACGTTCGTGATCGCCCGGGTGCACCCCTCGCTGGGCGACGGGCCGCCGCTGGTCCACGTCGACGCCTACCGGCTCTCCGGCGGCCTCGACGAGATGGAGGACCTCGACCTCGACGTCTCGCTGCCCGACTCCGTGGTCGTCGTGGAGTGGGGCGAGGGCAAGGTCGAGGAACTGACCGAGGACCGGCTCCAGGTCGTGATCCACCGGGCGGTGGGCGACACGACCGACGAGGTCCGGCAGATGACCCTCACCGGTGTGGGGGAACGCTGGGCAACGGCGGACCTGAGCTTCCTTGTCGCGTGA
- the rimI gene encoding ribosomal protein S18-alanine N-acetyltransferase — MTEPVTCALREMRWWDIDAVLELERDLFPEDAWSRGMFWSELAHARGPEANRRYVVAEAGSRIVGYAGLVATGEQADVQTIAVSRELWGTGLGGRLLAELLRAATTFECAEVLLECRVDNVRAQKLYERFGFEPIGFRRGYYQPGNVDALVMRLTAPENSVQGTEING; from the coding sequence GTGACCGAACCCGTGACGTGCGCGCTGCGCGAGATGCGCTGGTGGGACATCGACGCCGTGCTGGAGCTGGAGCGGGACCTGTTCCCCGAGGACGCCTGGTCCCGGGGCATGTTCTGGTCCGAGCTGGCCCATGCGCGGGGGCCCGAGGCCAACCGGCGGTACGTCGTCGCCGAGGCCGGCTCCAGGATCGTCGGGTACGCCGGTCTGGTCGCCACCGGTGAGCAGGCCGACGTCCAGACCATCGCCGTCTCCCGCGAGCTGTGGGGCACCGGCCTCGGCGGACGGCTGCTGGCCGAACTGCTGCGGGCGGCCACCACCTTCGAGTGCGCCGAGGTGCTGCTGGAGTGCCGGGTCGACAACGTCCGCGCACAGAAGCTGTACGAGCGCTTCGGCTTCGAGCCCATCGGTTTCCGGCGCGGCTACTACCAGCCCGGGAACGTGGACGCCCTGGTCATGCGCCTGACCGCCCCCGAGAACTCCGTACAAGGAACCGAGATCAATGGCTGA
- a CDS encoding beta-xylosidase/alpha-l-arabinosidase → MTTAPWRDPALPAAARVDDLLSRMTPEEKTAQLYGVWVGAATDGDGVAPHQHDMAVEYDWDELITHGLGQLTRSFGTAPVDPALGAQALARAQRRIAGAGRFGIPAIAHEECLAGFTAWRATAYPVPLAWGATWDPPLVEEMARRIGDDLRSVGVHQGLAPVLDVVRDPRWGRVEETIGEDPYLVGTVGTAYVRGLESAGVVATLKHFAGYASSAGARNLAPVRAGVREFADVTLPPFEMALREGGARSVMAAYTETDGVPASADPGLLTRLLREEWGFTGTVVADYFGIAFLQTLHRVAGTPAEAAHAALTAGIDVELPTVKCYGRPLLEAVRSGEVPEELVDGAARRVLLQKCELGLLDEDWAPEPATAVELDSTGNRILARRLAEESVVLLDNPDGLLPLAPDTRISVVGPRAADALAMLGCYSFPSHVLTHHPEVPAGIEIPTVLDALRSELPDAKVTFAQGCDVTDPDTGGFEEAIARAAEADVCVAVLGDRAGLFGRGTSGEGCDATDLGLPGVQGELLDALVATGVPVVLVLLTGRPYALGRWHGRLGAVVQAFFPGEEGGPAVAGVLSGRVNPSGRLPVSVPQVPGGQPWTYLQPPLGLAGEVSNLDPTPLYAFGHGRSYTAFAWEDCSATEPAELGTDGSHDVSVTVRNTGGRAGAEVVQLYLHDPVASVTRPDVRLIGYQRVELAPGEAARVTFRFHADLSSFTDRSGRRVVEPGALELRLAASSTDVRHTAHVTIAGPVRETGADRRLRCETEVSPAPR, encoded by the coding sequence ATGACCACCGCGCCCTGGCGTGATCCCGCGCTGCCCGCCGCCGCCCGCGTCGACGACCTGCTCTCCCGGATGACCCCGGAGGAGAAGACCGCCCAGTTGTACGGCGTGTGGGTGGGCGCCGCGACGGACGGCGACGGCGTCGCTCCGCACCAGCACGACATGGCCGTCGAGTACGACTGGGATGAGCTGATCACCCACGGCCTGGGCCAGCTCACCCGCTCCTTCGGCACCGCCCCCGTGGACCCGGCGCTCGGCGCGCAGGCCCTGGCGCGCGCCCAGCGCCGGATCGCCGGGGCGGGCCGTTTCGGCATTCCGGCGATCGCGCACGAGGAGTGCCTGGCCGGCTTCACCGCCTGGCGGGCCACGGCCTATCCGGTCCCGCTGGCCTGGGGCGCGACCTGGGATCCGCCGCTGGTCGAGGAGATGGCCCGCCGCATCGGCGACGACCTGCGTTCGGTCGGTGTGCACCAGGGCCTCGCGCCCGTGCTGGACGTCGTACGCGATCCGCGCTGGGGCCGCGTGGAGGAGACCATCGGCGAGGACCCGTACCTGGTCGGCACGGTCGGAACCGCGTACGTGCGAGGCCTGGAGTCGGCCGGTGTCGTCGCCACGCTCAAGCACTTCGCCGGGTACGCCTCCTCGGCCGGCGCCCGCAATCTCGCCCCGGTGCGGGCCGGGGTGCGCGAGTTCGCCGACGTCACCCTGCCGCCCTTCGAGATGGCTCTGCGCGAGGGCGGGGCCCGCTCGGTGATGGCCGCCTACACCGAGACGGACGGCGTCCCGGCCTCCGCTGACCCCGGGCTGCTGACCCGTCTCCTGCGCGAGGAGTGGGGCTTCACCGGCACGGTCGTCGCCGACTACTTCGGCATCGCGTTCCTCCAGACCCTCCACCGCGTCGCCGGCACCCCGGCCGAGGCGGCCCACGCGGCCCTCACCGCCGGCATCGACGTCGAGCTGCCCACCGTCAAGTGCTACGGCCGGCCGCTGCTGGAGGCCGTCCGGTCGGGCGAGGTCCCCGAGGAACTCGTGGACGGGGCGGCCCGCCGCGTGCTGCTCCAGAAGTGCGAACTGGGCCTGCTGGACGAGGACTGGGCGCCCGAGCCGGCCACGGCGGTCGAACTCGACTCGACGGGCAACCGCATCCTGGCCCGCCGCCTGGCCGAGGAGTCGGTGGTCCTGCTCGACAACCCCGACGGCCTGCTCCCGCTGGCCCCCGACACCCGCATCTCGGTGGTCGGCCCCCGGGCGGCCGACGCCCTGGCCATGCTGGGCTGCTACTCCTTCCCGTCCCACGTCCTCACCCACCACCCCGAGGTGCCGGCCGGCATCGAGATCCCGACCGTCCTGGACGCCCTGCGCTCCGAACTCCCCGACGCCAAGGTGACGTTCGCGCAAGGCTGCGACGTGACCGACCCGGATACCGGGGGCTTCGAGGAGGCCATCGCCCGCGCTGCCGAGGCGGACGTGTGCGTGGCGGTCCTCGGCGACCGGGCGGGCCTGTTCGGCCGGGGCACCTCCGGCGAGGGCTGCGACGCGACGGACCTCGGCCTGCCGGGCGTCCAGGGCGAACTGCTGGACGCGCTGGTCGCCACCGGCGTCCCCGTGGTGCTGGTGCTGCTGACCGGCCGCCCCTACGCCCTGGGCCGCTGGCACGGCCGGCTCGGCGCGGTCGTCCAGGCGTTCTTCCCGGGCGAGGAGGGCGGCCCGGCGGTCGCGGGCGTCCTCTCGGGCCGCGTGAACCCCTCGGGCCGCCTCCCCGTGAGCGTCCCGCAGGTCCCGGGCGGGCAGCCCTGGACCTACCTCCAGCCGCCCCTGGGCCTGGCGGGCGAGGTCAGCAACCTCGACCCGACCCCGCTGTACGCCTTCGGCCACGGCCGCTCCTACACGGCGTTCGCCTGGGAGGACTGCTCGGCGACCGAACCGGCCGAGCTCGGCACGGACGGCTCCCACGACGTGTCCGTGACCGTCCGGAACACGGGCGGGCGCGCGGGCGCGGAGGTCGTGCAGCTGTACCTGCACGACCCGGTGGCCTCGGTGACCCGCCCCGACGTACGGCTGATCGGCTACCAGCGGGTGGAACTGGCCCCGGGCGAGGCGGCTCGGGTCACGTTCCGCTTCCACGCGGACCTGTCGTCCTTCACGGACCGCTCGGGCCGCAGGGTGGTCGAACCGGGCGCCCTGGAACTGCGGTTGGCGGCTTCCAGCACGGACGTACGCCACACGGCGCACGTCACGATCGCGGGCCCGGTCCGCGAGACCGGAGCGGACCGGCGGCTGCGCTGCGAGACGGAGGTGTCCCCGGCCCCCCGGTGA
- the tsaD gene encoding tRNA (adenosine(37)-N6)-threonylcarbamoyltransferase complex transferase subunit TsaD: MADEPLVLGIETSCDETGVGIVRGTTLLADAVASSVDEHARFGGVVPEVASRAHLEAMVPTIDRALKEAGVTARDLDGIAVTAGPGLAGALLVGVSAAKAYAYALGKPLYGVNHLASHICVDQLEHGALPEPTMALLVSGGHSSLLLSSDITSDVRPMGATIDDAAGEAFDKIARVLNLGFPGGPVIDRYAKEGDPNAIAFPRGLTGPRDPVYDFSFSGLKTAVARWIEAKRAAGEDVPVRDVAASFQEAVVDVLTRKAVRACKDEGVDHLMIGGGVAANSRLRVLAQERCEAAGIRLRVPRPKLCTDNGAMVAALGAEMVARNRAASSWDLSADSSLPVTEPHVPGDHDHVHEVSKENLYS, from the coding sequence ATGGCTGACGAACCCCTCGTACTGGGAATCGAGACGTCCTGCGACGAGACCGGCGTCGGCATCGTCCGGGGCACCACCCTGCTGGCCGACGCCGTCGCCTCCAGCGTCGACGAGCACGCCCGCTTCGGCGGTGTCGTCCCGGAGGTCGCGAGCCGCGCCCACCTGGAGGCGATGGTCCCGACCATCGACCGCGCGCTGAAGGAGGCGGGCGTCACCGCCCGCGACCTCGACGGCATCGCCGTCACCGCCGGACCCGGCCTCGCCGGTGCCCTGCTGGTCGGCGTCTCCGCGGCGAAGGCCTATGCGTACGCCCTCGGCAAGCCCCTCTACGGCGTCAACCACCTCGCCTCGCACATCTGCGTGGACCAGCTGGAGCACGGCGCTTTGCCCGAGCCGACGATGGCCCTGCTGGTCTCCGGCGGCCACTCCTCGCTGCTGCTGTCCTCGGACATCACCTCCGACGTCCGGCCGATGGGCGCCACCATCGACGACGCGGCCGGTGAGGCCTTCGACAAGATCGCCCGGGTGCTGAACCTCGGCTTCCCCGGCGGCCCGGTCATCGACCGGTACGCGAAGGAGGGCGACCCGAACGCGATCGCCTTCCCCCGGGGCCTGACCGGCCCGCGCGACCCGGTCTACGACTTCTCCTTCTCGGGGCTGAAGACCGCCGTGGCCCGCTGGATCGAGGCCAAGCGGGCGGCGGGAGAGGACGTGCCGGTGCGGGACGTGGCGGCCTCCTTCCAGGAGGCGGTCGTCGACGTGCTGACCCGCAAGGCCGTCCGGGCCTGCAAGGACGAGGGCGTCGACCATCTGATGATCGGCGGCGGTGTGGCCGCCAACTCGCGGCTGCGCGTCCTCGCCCAGGAGCGCTGCGAGGCCGCCGGCATCCGGCTGCGCGTGCCGCGGCCCAAGCTGTGCACGGACAACGGCGCGATGGTCGCCGCCCTCGGCGCCGAGATGGTCGCCCGGAACCGGGCGGCGTCGAGCTGGGACCTGTCGGCCGACTCCTCGCTGCCGGTGACGGAGCCTCACGTCCCGGGCGACCACGACCATGTGCACGAGGTCAGCAAGGAGAACCTCTACTCGTGA
- the tsaB gene encoding tRNA (adenosine(37)-N6)-threonylcarbamoyltransferase complex dimerization subunit type 1 TsaB, whose amino-acid sequence MLLLALDTATPAVTVALHDGRDVIASSSQVDARRHGELLLPAIDRVLAEAGLRLDAVTGIVAGIGPGPYTGLRVGLMTAETFGLALGVPVHGVCTLDGLACAADLQGPFVVATDARRKEVYWARYADSRTRVTDPAVDRPADIAEQVEGLPAVGAGALLYPDTFPKAHEPEHVSAAALARLAAERLAAGEELPAPRPLYLRRPDAQVPKNYKVVTPK is encoded by the coding sequence GTGCTCTTGCTCGCTCTGGATACCGCCACGCCCGCTGTCACCGTCGCACTGCACGACGGACGCGATGTCATCGCCTCGTCGAGTCAGGTCGACGCGCGGCGCCACGGGGAACTGCTGCTGCCGGCGATCGACCGGGTGCTCGCCGAGGCCGGTCTGCGGCTCGACGCCGTCACCGGGATCGTCGCCGGGATCGGTCCGGGACCGTACACCGGGCTGCGCGTCGGCCTGATGACCGCGGAGACCTTCGGACTCGCGCTCGGTGTCCCCGTGCACGGCGTGTGCACGCTGGACGGCCTCGCCTGCGCCGCCGACCTTCAGGGCCCGTTCGTCGTAGCGACCGACGCCCGCCGCAAGGAGGTGTACTGGGCCCGCTACGCCGACTCCCGCACCCGGGTCACCGACCCCGCCGTGGACCGGCCCGCCGACATCGCCGAGCAGGTCGAGGGCCTGCCCGCGGTCGGCGCCGGCGCGCTGCTGTACCCGGACACCTTCCCCAAGGCGCACGAGCCGGAGCACGTGTCCGCCGCCGCCCTCGCCCGGCTGGCGGCGGAGAGGCTGGCCGCCGGAGAGGAACTTCCGGCGCCCCGGCCGCTCTACCTGCGCCGCCCCGACGCCCAGGTCCCCAAGAACTACAAGGTGGTCACCCCCAAGTGA